In one window of Limnohabitans sp. MORI2 DNA:
- a CDS encoding AMP nucleosidase — MSIRPPFIAPTRHTDADSALAQVQALYQTSLDHLRQAMREFVAGKQFEQRVRAFYPFVRIHTKHGALQAGSNAAHLSYGFVAEPGRYETTLTRPDLFAAYYREQFNLLLQNHGGTLEVGVSHQPIPVHFSFAENDHIEGEMSAERRQLMREVFDLPDLTAMDDGIANGTYEAKPNEPQPLSLFTAARMDYSLQRLRHYSGTSPEHFQNYVLFTNYQFYIDEFVRLGHEAMQDPNSEYLAFVEPGNVITRRVGLPAEANDALGKVPPRLPQMPGYHLVRADHTGITMVNIGVGPANAKNITDHIAVLRPHAWLMLGHCAGLRNTQQLGDYVLAHGYVREDHVLDEELPLWVPIPALAEIQVALEQAVKDVTQCEGAELKRILRTGTVASTDNRNWELLPDNTPQRRFSQSRAVALDMESATIAANGFRFRVPYGTLLCVSDKPLHGEIKLPGMANHFYRERVDQHLRIGMRAIELLRQQGPAQLHSRKLRSFAEVAFQ, encoded by the coding sequence ATGAGTATTCGCCCCCCTTTCATCGCCCCCACCCGTCACACCGACGCCGACAGCGCCCTTGCCCAAGTGCAGGCGCTGTACCAAACCAGCCTCGACCACTTGCGCCAAGCCATGCGCGAGTTTGTCGCGGGCAAGCAGTTTGAGCAGCGTGTGCGTGCGTTTTATCCCTTTGTTCGCATTCACACCAAGCACGGGGCGCTCCAAGCCGGCAGCAATGCCGCTCACTTGAGCTACGGGTTTGTGGCCGAGCCTGGCCGCTACGAAACCACCCTCACCCGCCCCGATTTGTTTGCGGCGTATTACCGCGAGCAATTCAATTTGCTCTTGCAAAACCACGGGGGCACGTTGGAGGTGGGCGTGAGCCACCAGCCGATTCCCGTGCATTTCTCATTCGCAGAGAACGACCACATCGAAGGCGAGATGAGCGCCGAGCGCCGCCAGCTCATGCGCGAGGTGTTTGACCTGCCCGACCTCACCGCCATGGATGACGGCATTGCCAACGGCACGTATGAAGCCAAGCCCAATGAGCCACAGCCTTTGTCGCTCTTCACCGCGGCACGCATGGACTATTCGCTGCAACGCCTGCGCCACTACAGCGGCACCAGCCCTGAACATTTCCAGAACTACGTGCTGTTCACCAACTACCAGTTCTACATCGACGAGTTTGTGCGTTTGGGCCACGAGGCCATGCAAGACCCCAACAGCGAATACCTTGCATTTGTGGAGCCAGGCAACGTGATCACGCGTCGTGTGGGTCTACCTGCAGAAGCCAACGACGCTCTAGGAAAAGTACCGCCGCGTTTGCCGCAAATGCCCGGCTACCACTTGGTGCGCGCAGACCACACTGGCATCACCATGGTGAACATTGGCGTGGGCCCCGCGAACGCCAAAAACATCACCGACCACATTGCCGTGCTGCGCCCGCACGCATGGCTGATGCTTGGCCACTGCGCGGGCTTGCGCAACACGCAGCAGCTGGGCGACTACGTCCTGGCCCACGGCTATGTACGCGAAGACCACGTACTGGATGAAGAGCTACCGCTGTGGGTACCCATCCCCGCACTGGCCGAAATTCAAGTGGCGCTCGAACAAGCGGTGAAGGACGTGACGCAATGCGAAGGTGCAGAGCTCAAGCGCATCTTGCGCACAGGCACTGTGGCCAGTACCGACAACCGCAACTGGGAACTGTTGCCAGACAACACACCGCAACGCCGCTTCAGCCAAAGCCGCGCAGTGGCGCTCGACATGGAAAGCGCCACGATTGCCGCCAACGGTTTCAGGTTCCGTGTGCCCTACGGCACATTGCTGTGTGTGAGCGACAAACCGCTGCACGGCGAAATCAAACTGCCGGGTATGGCCAACCACTTCTATCGCGAGCGTGTGGATCAACACTTGCGCATTGGCATGCGTGCGATTGAGCTGTTGCGTCAGCAAGGGCCTGCGCAACTGCACAGCCGCAAGTTGCGCAGCTTTGCGGAAGTGGCTTTTCAATAA
- a CDS encoding ATP-binding cassette domain-containing protein — MSTALFECQNLLKRYGDNTVVNDVSFHIAPGECLGVIGPNGAGKTTTLRMCLGLAQPDGGRITAFGLSMPDDALDIKARLGVVSQFDTLDPDFTCAENLMVFGRYFGMKKADIQARIPQLLEFAALSHKANAKPGELSGGMKRRLSLARALINNPDLLLLDEPTTGLDPQARHLMWERLQQLLQQGKSILLTTHFMDEAERLCNRLLVLDHGKKIAEGTPRDLIAQHLEPDVVEVYGNGALALVDSPIAALAQRVETSGETVFFYTQDAAPLLQALSAHAGLRTLHRPANLEDLFLKMTGRQIREEG; from the coding sequence ATGAGCACCGCACTTTTTGAATGTCAAAACCTCCTCAAACGCTACGGTGACAACACCGTGGTGAACGATGTGTCTTTTCACATCGCCCCTGGCGAATGTTTGGGCGTCATTGGCCCCAATGGCGCAGGCAAAACCACCACGCTGCGCATGTGCCTCGGGCTTGCACAACCCGATGGCGGGCGCATCACCGCGTTTGGTTTGTCGATGCCCGATGACGCACTAGACATCAAAGCACGCTTAGGCGTGGTGAGCCAATTCGACACGCTAGACCCCGACTTCACCTGTGCCGAAAACCTGATGGTGTTTGGCCGTTACTTCGGCATGAAGAAAGCCGACATTCAAGCGCGCATTCCGCAGCTGTTGGAGTTCGCCGCGCTCTCGCACAAAGCCAACGCCAAGCCCGGGGAACTGTCGGGTGGCATGAAGCGCCGACTCAGCCTAGCCCGTGCGCTCATCAACAACCCCGATTTGCTGCTGTTAGACGAGCCAACGACGGGCCTTGACCCTCAAGCCCGTCATCTGATGTGGGAGCGTTTGCAGCAACTGCTGCAGCAAGGCAAATCGATCTTGCTGACGACGCACTTCATGGACGAAGCCGAACGTTTGTGCAACCGCCTGTTGGTGCTCGACCACGGCAAGAAAATTGCCGAAGGCACACCGCGTGATTTGATTGCACAACACCTCGAACCCGATGTGGTGGAGGTCTACGGTAACGGCGCATTGGCTTTGGTGGACAGCCCCATCGCCGCTCTGGCGCAACGCGTAGAGACCAGCGGCGAGACCGTGTTTTTCTACACCCAAGATGCCGCGCCATTGCTGCAAGCACTCAGTGCCCACGCAGGCCTGCGCACCTTGCACCGCCCAGCCAATTTAGAAGATTTGTTTTTGAAAATGACCGGACGTCAGATCCGTGAGGAGGGCTAA
- the asd gene encoding archaetidylserine decarboxylase (Phosphatidylserine decarboxylase is synthesized as a single chain precursor. Generation of the pyruvoyl active site from a Ser is coupled to cleavage of a Gly-Ser bond between the larger (beta) and smaller (alpha chains). It is an integral membrane protein.) produces the protein MSETLFVLSQYVMPKQLLTQFAGAVARAKCGKWTHALIKWFVGKYQVNMDEAAQPDITQYECFNDFFTRALKPGARPLADAAFVCPVDGAISQLGHIDGDQVFQAKGHSYSTQALVGGDATLAAQFQDGDFATIYLSPKDYHRIHMPSAGRLRRMIHVPGDLFSVNPATARGVPGLFARNERVVCVFDMPAASGETPQQYVLVLVGATIVGSMATPWHGVVNPPRPGKVREWTYDDQDLSLRQGDEMGRFLLGSTVVLLWPKNTIELNPAWQASQGVRLGEKMGDAA, from the coding sequence GTGTCTGAAACCTTATTTGTGCTCTCTCAATATGTGATGCCCAAACAGTTGCTCACCCAATTCGCTGGCGCTGTGGCGCGTGCGAAATGTGGCAAATGGACACACGCCCTCATCAAGTGGTTTGTGGGCAAGTACCAAGTGAATATGGACGAGGCAGCCCAGCCCGACATCACCCAATACGAATGTTTTAACGACTTCTTCACCCGTGCCTTAAAGCCCGGCGCGCGCCCCTTGGCCGATGCGGCGTTTGTGTGCCCAGTGGATGGCGCGATCAGCCAGTTGGGCCACATCGATGGCGACCAAGTGTTTCAAGCCAAAGGTCACAGCTACAGCACGCAAGCTTTGGTGGGTGGCGATGCCACCTTGGCCGCCCAGTTTCAAGACGGCGATTTCGCCACGATTTACTTGAGCCCCAAGGACTACCACCGCATTCACATGCCAAGCGCTGGCCGCTTGCGCCGCATGATTCATGTGCCCGGTGATTTGTTCTCGGTCAACCCAGCCACAGCCCGTGGTGTGCCTGGCTTGTTTGCGCGCAACGAGCGCGTGGTGTGCGTGTTTGACATGCCTGCCGCCTCGGGTGAAACACCTCAGCAATACGTGTTGGTGCTCGTGGGCGCCACCATCGTGGGCAGCATGGCCACACCGTGGCATGGTGTGGTCAACCCACCCCGTCCCGGCAAGGTGCGTGAGTGGACGTACGACGACCAAGACCTGAGCCTTCGCCAAGGCGACGAAATGGGCCGCTTCTTGTTGGGCTCCACCGTCGTGTTGCTGTGGCCCAAGAACACCATTGAGCTCAACCCAGCTTGGCAAGCCTCGCAAGGTGTGCGTTTGGGCGAGAAGATGGGTGATGCCGCGTAA
- a CDS encoding ABC transporter permease has protein sequence MFRFWPVFLRNLLVWRKLAIPSLVANIAEPLMWLVAFGYGLGALVGDVKLGDDQVPYILFLASGSICMSAMNAATFEALYSAFSRMHVQKTWDGILNAPMRLDDVLLAEMLWAAFKSLFTITAILGVMCTLGITQSWKLLAAWPILLCVGITFSCIALIFNALAKGYDFFTYYFTLFLTPMMFLSGVFFPRDQLPGIVRDISAWLPLTQAIALVRPLFMDQWPADAALHLGVLALYALVGWKIALHLTKKRFKA, from the coding sequence ATGTTTCGTTTCTGGCCCGTTTTTTTGCGCAACCTCTTGGTGTGGCGCAAGCTTGCCATTCCAAGCCTCGTCGCCAACATCGCTGAACCCTTGATGTGGCTCGTTGCTTTTGGCTACGGCTTAGGCGCCCTCGTGGGCGACGTGAAACTCGGTGACGACCAAGTGCCCTACATCTTGTTTCTGGCGAGTGGCTCCATTTGCATGAGCGCCATGAACGCTGCCACCTTTGAAGCGCTGTACTCCGCCTTCTCGCGCATGCATGTGCAAAAAACATGGGATGGCATCTTGAACGCCCCCATGCGTTTAGATGATGTGCTGTTGGCTGAAATGCTGTGGGCCGCCTTCAAATCGCTCTTCACCATCACCGCCATCTTGGGCGTCATGTGCACGCTGGGCATCACACAAAGCTGGAAGCTCTTGGCCGCGTGGCCTATCCTCTTGTGCGTGGGCATCACCTTCAGCTGCATCGCGCTCATCTTCAATGCGCTGGCCAAAGGCTATGACTTCTTCACCTACTACTTCACGCTCTTCCTCACGCCCATGATGTTCTTGAGCGGCGTGTTCTTCCCGCGTGATCAGCTCCCCGGCATCGTGCGCGATATCTCGGCCTGGCTGCCACTCACCCAAGCCATCGCCTTGGTACGCCCGCTGTTCATGGACCAATGGCCCGCAGATGCAGCGCTGCACTTGGGCGTCTTGGCGCTCTACGCGCTGGTAGGCTGGAAGATCGCCCTGCACCTGACGAAAAAGCGCTTCAAGGCCTGA